A single window of Kitasatospora sp. HUAS MG31 DNA harbors:
- a CDS encoding lytic polysaccharide monooxygenase auxiliary activity family 9 protein, which produces MATVLAGAAPDHPPDTPHTPTLEHSMTVRRTTLALAAACAVAGVLATPDLAAAHGSMQNPLSRVEGCYLEGPERPKTDACKAAIALAGTQAMYDWNGVRIGDAAGRHRQLIPDGRLCSANNAEFVGLDLARPDWAATNLTAGADFTFKFRATAPHRGTFQLYITNSTYDPSRPLSWSNLESTPFLTVTDPPLVDGQYVMPGKIPAGKTGRHLIYAIWQRSDSPEAFYSCSDVVFDGTGNAAGKAAVPAADSGTAHVHDTTAAAPAAPAAAAAPAAAAPTAAPAAAPAGQVVAEAAPAAVQDTPQQPVNAQLAGTQLAQTGGSRATGLMASVGAAFLLAGAAVTVIHRRKRRA; this is translated from the coding sequence ATGGCTACCGTGCTCGCAGGGGCAGCCCCCGACCACCCCCCGGACACACCCCACACCCCCACCCTGGAGCACTCGATGACCGTCCGCCGCACCACCCTCGCCCTGGCCGCCGCCTGTGCCGTCGCGGGCGTGCTCGCCACCCCCGACCTCGCCGCCGCGCACGGCTCGATGCAGAACCCGCTCAGCCGGGTCGAGGGCTGCTACCTGGAGGGACCCGAGCGGCCCAAGACCGACGCCTGCAAGGCCGCCATCGCCCTCGCCGGCACCCAGGCCATGTACGACTGGAACGGCGTCCGGATCGGCGACGCGGCCGGCCGGCACCGCCAGCTGATCCCGGACGGCCGGCTCTGCAGCGCCAACAACGCCGAGTTCGTCGGACTCGACCTGGCCCGGCCCGACTGGGCCGCCACCAACCTGACCGCCGGCGCCGACTTCACCTTCAAGTTCCGCGCCACCGCCCCGCACCGCGGCACCTTCCAGCTGTACATCACCAACAGCACCTACGACCCCTCCCGCCCGCTGAGCTGGTCGAACCTGGAATCCACCCCCTTCCTCACCGTCACCGACCCGCCGCTCGTCGACGGGCAGTACGTGATGCCCGGGAAGATCCCCGCCGGCAAGACCGGACGCCACCTGATCTACGCGATCTGGCAGCGGTCGGACAGCCCCGAGGCCTTCTACTCCTGCTCGGACGTGGTGTTCGACGGCACCGGCAACGCCGCGGGGAAGGCGGCCGTCCCGGCCGCCGACAGCGGGACCGCCCACGTCCACGACACGACGGCGGCTGCCCCGGCGGCGCCGGCGGCTGCGGCTGCCCCGGCTGCGGCTGCTCCGACGGCTGCCCCGGCTGCGGCACCGGCCGGGCAGGTGGTGGCGGAGGCCGCCCCGGCGGCGGTCCAGGACACCCCGCAGCAGCCGGTGAACGCCCAGCTCGCCGGCACCCAGCTCGCCCAGACCGGCGGCTCCCGGGCGACGGGCCTGATGGCCTCCGTCGGCGCCGCCTTCCTCCTCGCCGGAGCCGCCGTCACCGTCATCCACCGCCGCAAGCGCCGCGCCTGA
- a CDS encoding Gfo/Idh/MocA family oxidoreductase, whose protein sequence is MSDSFRVGLVGYGLAGSAFHAPLIATTPGLRLEAVVTANPERRDRLRREHPGARAVDTPEQLLAEADRLDLVVIASPNRTHVPLARKALLAGLATVVDKPLAATAAEARDLCEFAEKSGILLSVFQNRRWDGDFLTTRRLVEGGALGRVHRFESRFERFRPKPKAGWRELADPAEVGGTLYDLGSHLVDQALVLFGPVESVYAEIDVRRDGAVVDDDAFLALTHASGVRSHLWTSALAPLGGPRLRVLGDTAGYVKYGLDPQEDALRAGRRPGGPPADGPWGAEDPVRYGVLGTDGAEEPVPTEPGDYPAFYAGVAASLATGAPPPVDPWDAVAALTVLEAARGSDATGTVVRLR, encoded by the coding sequence ATGAGCGACTCGTTCCGGGTGGGGCTGGTGGGCTACGGGCTGGCCGGGTCCGCGTTCCATGCCCCGCTGATCGCCACCACGCCCGGTCTGCGGCTGGAAGCCGTGGTCACCGCCAACCCCGAGCGCCGGGACCGGCTCCGGCGGGAGCACCCCGGCGCCCGCGCCGTGGACACCCCCGAGCAGCTCCTCGCCGAGGCGGATCGCCTCGATCTGGTGGTGATCGCCTCCCCCAACCGCACCCATGTCCCGCTCGCCCGGAAGGCTCTGCTCGCCGGGCTGGCCACCGTGGTGGACAAGCCGCTGGCGGCGACCGCCGCCGAGGCGCGGGACCTGTGCGAGTTCGCGGAGAAGTCCGGGATCCTGCTCTCGGTGTTCCAGAACCGGCGCTGGGACGGCGACTTCCTCACCACCCGCCGCCTGGTGGAGGGCGGCGCGCTGGGCCGGGTGCACCGGTTCGAGTCCCGGTTCGAGCGGTTCCGGCCGAAGCCGAAGGCGGGCTGGCGGGAGCTGGCCGACCCGGCGGAGGTCGGCGGCACGCTGTACGACCTGGGCAGCCACCTGGTGGACCAGGCGCTGGTGCTGTTCGGCCCGGTGGAGTCGGTGTATGCGGAGATCGACGTCCGCCGGGACGGGGCGGTGGTGGACGACGACGCGTTCCTGGCGCTGACCCACGCCTCGGGTGTCCGCTCGCACCTGTGGACGAGCGCGCTCGCGCCGCTGGGCGGTCCCCGGCTGCGGGTGCTCGGCGACACGGCCGGCTACGTCAAGTACGGGTTGGACCCGCAGGAGGACGCCCTGCGGGCCGGTCGCCGGCCGGGTGGTCCCCCGGCGGACGGGCCGTGGGGCGCGGAGGACCCGGTCCGGTACGGCGTGCTGGGAACGGACGGGGCCGAGGAGCCCGTCCCCACCGAGCCGGGCGACTACCCGGCCTTCTACGCCGGTGTCGCCGCCTCGCTCGCCACCGGCGCCCCGCCGCCGGTGGACCCGTGGGACGCCGTGGCCGCGCTCACCGTGCTGGAGGCGGCCCGCGGCTCGGACGCCACCGGCACCGTCGTCCGCCTGCGCTGA
- a CDS encoding DUF6412 domain-containing protein, whose protein sequence is MPVVALLLALLRVLTGDQLLGQPALAVVAATAAVVLLAGAVAGTLVAARLLGARAPSTVRDGVLRRRAYRTAFLPQRDPDARGRRRPRAPGAAPAAA, encoded by the coding sequence GTGCCCGTGGTCGCCCTGCTGCTGGCCCTGCTCCGGGTGCTGACCGGCGATCAGCTGCTCGGGCAGCCCGCGCTGGCCGTGGTGGCCGCCACGGCGGCCGTCGTGCTGCTGGCCGGCGCCGTCGCGGGCACTCTGGTCGCGGCCCGGCTGCTCGGTGCCCGGGCCCCTTCGACGGTCCGTGACGGGGTGCTGCGCCGGCGCGCGTACCGCACCGCCTTCCTTCCTCAGCGTGATCCGGACGCCCGGGGCCGTCGCCGCCCCAGGGCGCCGGGTGCGGCCCCGGCGGCCGCGTAA
- a CDS encoding YidC/Oxa1 family membrane protein insertase yields MSVFTLLDPAVRLAHDAVAALAQVVPTAVAVVLFTVAVRLALHPLARAAARGEKARARLAPQVAELNRRHKDRPERLQAALAELYREEGSSPFAGCLPMLVQLPFFSVMYRLFTTPNDLLDHTLAGVPLGLHVGSAHGAGQLLVFGALYAGLAAVGYAGFRRARRTPAEGAAAVPGARLLPYLSFGTVLFAALVPLAAGLYLLTTTAWSAAERAWLHRDVPRPAAEDRAPATPAPTAPATEHRSGKPATRRKAPRRANGPGRPAGRRRTAAGGR; encoded by the coding sequence ATGTCCGTCTTCACGCTGCTCGACCCTGCCGTCCGCCTGGCCCACGATGCCGTGGCCGCGCTGGCGCAGGTGGTTCCCACCGCCGTGGCCGTCGTCCTGTTCACCGTCGCGGTCCGGCTGGCCCTGCACCCGCTGGCCCGGGCCGCGGCGCGCGGGGAGAAGGCCAGGGCGCGGCTGGCGCCGCAGGTCGCCGAGCTCAACCGCCGGCACAAGGACCGGCCGGAGAGGCTGCAGGCCGCGCTGGCGGAGCTGTACCGGGAGGAGGGGTCCTCGCCGTTCGCGGGCTGCCTGCCGATGCTGGTGCAGCTGCCGTTCTTCTCGGTGATGTACCGGCTGTTCACCACCCCGAACGACCTGCTGGACCACACCCTGGCGGGCGTCCCGCTCGGTCTGCACGTCGGTTCGGCGCACGGCGCCGGGCAGCTGCTGGTCTTCGGCGCGCTGTACGCGGGGCTGGCGGCGGTCGGCTACGCGGGCTTCCGCCGGGCCCGCCGGACGCCGGCGGAGGGGGCGGCGGCGGTGCCGGGCGCCCGGCTGCTGCCGTACCTGTCCTTCGGCACGGTGCTGTTCGCGGCCCTGGTGCCGCTCGCGGCCGGGCTGTACCTGCTCACCACCACCGCGTGGTCCGCGGCCGAGCGGGCGTGGCTGCACCGGGACGTGCCGCGGCCCGCCGCCGAGGACCGGGCCCCGGCCACACCGGCACCGACCGCCCCGGCCACCGAGCACAGGAGCGGGAAGCCCGCCACCCGGCGGAAGGCGCCGCGGCGGGCGAACGGACCGGGGCGCCCGGCCGGGCGCCGGCGGACCGCGGCCGGCGGCCGCTGA
- a CDS encoding adenosine deaminase, producing MAEGRTGIEAFIAGMPKAELHVHHVGSASPRVVAELAARHEADTRVPADPEALAEYFTFTDFAHFIEVYLSVVDLIRDAEDVRALTYGVAEDMARQNIRYAELTITPYSSVSRGIPDVAFVEAIEDARKSAEKDLGVQLRWCFDIPGEAGLAAAEETARLAVDLAPEGLVSFGLGGPEIGVPRPQFKPYFDRARAVGLRSVPHAGETTGPETVWDALRVLGAERIGHGTQAVRDQALVDHLGEHRIPLEVCPTSNIATRAVERIEDHPIKQMVDAGLLVTVNSDDPPMFGTDLNTEYAVAARLLGLDEAGVAALAKNAVEASFLDTAGKNRLGAEIDAYLAAWPKG from the coding sequence GTGGCTGAAGGCAGGACGGGAATCGAGGCGTTCATCGCCGGCATGCCCAAGGCGGAACTGCACGTCCACCACGTCGGGTCGGCATCCCCCCGGGTGGTCGCCGAGCTCGCCGCCCGGCACGAGGCCGACACCCGGGTGCCCGCCGACCCGGAGGCGCTCGCCGAGTACTTCACGTTCACCGACTTCGCCCACTTCATCGAGGTCTACCTGAGCGTCGTGGACCTGATCCGCGACGCCGAGGACGTCCGGGCGCTCACCTACGGCGTGGCCGAGGACATGGCCCGGCAGAACATCCGGTACGCCGAGCTCACCATCACCCCGTACTCCTCGGTCAGCCGCGGCATCCCCGACGTCGCCTTCGTGGAGGCCATCGAGGACGCCCGGAAGTCCGCCGAGAAGGACCTGGGCGTCCAGCTGCGCTGGTGCTTCGACATCCCCGGCGAGGCCGGGCTGGCCGCCGCCGAGGAGACCGCCCGGCTCGCCGTCGACCTCGCCCCCGAGGGCCTGGTCAGCTTCGGCCTCGGCGGGCCCGAGATCGGCGTCCCGCGCCCGCAGTTCAAGCCGTACTTCGACCGGGCCCGCGCGGTCGGCCTGCGCAGCGTCCCGCACGCCGGCGAGACCACCGGCCCGGAGACCGTCTGGGACGCCCTGCGGGTGCTCGGCGCCGAGCGGATCGGCCACGGCACCCAGGCGGTCCGGGACCAGGCCCTGGTCGACCACCTCGGCGAGCACCGCATCCCGCTGGAGGTCTGCCCGACCTCCAACATCGCCACCCGGGCGGTGGAGCGGATCGAGGACCACCCGATCAAGCAGATGGTCGACGCCGGCCTGCTGGTCACCGTCAACAGCGACGACCCGCCGATGTTCGGCACCGACCTCAACACCGAGTACGCCGTCGCCGCCCGCCTGCTCGGCCTCGACGAGGCCGGGGTGGCCGCCCTGGCGAAGAACGCCGTCGAGGCCTCCTTCCTGGACACCGCCGGGAAGAACCGCCTGGGCGCCGAGATCGACGCCTACCTGGCCGCCTGGCCCAAGGGCTGA
- a CDS encoding DUF445 domain-containing protein — protein sequence MDETAPGVSFTAADELKRRGVRRMKTLATGLLAFATLVFALATWADSAGAGAWAGYVAAAAEAGMVGALADWFAVTALFRRPFGLPIPHTAIIPTKKDAFGSTLGDFVGDNFLSGPVVRARLAKIGIARRFGEWLAAPGNAERVTREAAAALRGVLAVLRDEDVQAVIGEAVNRRVAATSVAEPAGRLLGKVVAEGGHHGVVDLIAVRVHAWLAEHHGEVVDKVTAKTPGWTPRFLDQQVGEKVYRELMRVVTDIRDDPDHPARGAVDDFLADFAAELQYDPETIAKVEHAKADLLARPEVQELIASSWAAVRTLVLTAAEDEDSELRRRIRTGLRSLGRRLATDPRLQAKADGWLQDAAQYVVETYRAEITALISDTVAGWDADDASRKIEANVGRDLQFIRINGTVVGALAGLLIHTVAVAVGG from the coding sequence GTGGACGAGACGGCGCCGGGGGTCAGCTTCACCGCGGCGGACGAGCTGAAGCGGCGCGGAGTCCGCCGGATGAAGACCCTCGCGACCGGCCTGCTGGCCTTCGCGACCCTGGTGTTCGCCCTGGCCACCTGGGCGGACTCGGCCGGGGCGGGTGCCTGGGCCGGGTACGTCGCGGCCGCCGCCGAGGCCGGCATGGTCGGTGCGCTGGCCGACTGGTTCGCCGTCACCGCCCTGTTCCGGCGCCCGTTCGGACTGCCGATCCCGCACACCGCGATCATCCCCACCAAGAAGGACGCCTTCGGCTCCACCCTCGGCGACTTCGTCGGCGACAACTTCCTCTCCGGTCCGGTGGTCCGCGCCCGGCTCGCCAAGATCGGCATCGCCCGCCGGTTCGGCGAGTGGCTGGCCGCCCCCGGCAACGCCGAGCGGGTCACCCGGGAGGCCGCCGCGGCGCTCCGCGGCGTGCTGGCCGTGCTGCGCGACGAGGACGTCCAGGCGGTGATCGGCGAGGCGGTCAACCGCCGGGTGGCCGCCACCTCGGTGGCCGAACCGGCCGGCCGGCTGCTCGGCAAGGTGGTCGCCGAGGGCGGCCACCACGGCGTGGTCGACCTGATCGCCGTCCGCGTCCACGCCTGGCTCGCCGAGCACCACGGCGAGGTGGTCGACAAGGTCACCGCCAAAACCCCCGGCTGGACCCCGCGCTTCCTCGACCAGCAGGTCGGCGAGAAGGTCTACCGGGAGCTGATGCGGGTCGTCACCGACATCCGCGACGACCCCGACCACCCCGCCCGCGGCGCCGTCGACGACTTCCTCGCCGACTTCGCCGCCGAGCTCCAGTACGACCCCGAGACCATCGCCAAGGTCGAGCACGCCAAGGCCGACCTGCTCGCCCGGCCCGAGGTGCAGGAGCTGATCGCCTCCTCCTGGGCGGCCGTCCGCACCCTGGTGCTCACCGCCGCCGAGGACGAGGACAGCGAGCTGCGCCGCCGGATCCGCACCGGGCTGCGCTCGCTCGGCCGCCGGCTGGCCACCGACCCGCGGCTGCAGGCCAAGGCCGACGGCTGGCTGCAGGACGCCGCGCAGTACGTGGTGGAGACGTACCGGGCCGAGATCACCGCGCTGATCTCGGACACCGTGGCGGGCTGGGACGCCGACGACGCCTCCCGCAAGATCGAGGCCAACGTCGGCCGCGACCTCCAGTTCATCCGGATCAACGGCACCGTGGTCGGCGCGCTGGCCGGCCTGCTGATCCACACCGTGGCCGTCGCCGTGGGCGGCTGA
- a CDS encoding nucleotide sugar dehydrogenase: MRDICVVGLGRIGLPLAVQFAAKGHLVTGTDTDPETVAGAAAGRGPHAADAELDELLAEAVADGRLRASTDTTAAAAGADAVVLALPLDIGPDGEPDFQALDAATDAVAAGLRPGALVSYESTLPVGTLRGRFARRLEAGSGLVAGRDFWLVASPERTRTGRALADLRHHPKLVGGIDPDSTRQGAEFYRAVLDFDSRPDLPRINGVWELDGAETAELAGLAESAYRDVNIALVNQLARFADRVGVDLDQVIEACNSRPHTRLHRPGIAVGGHRVPVHPRLYLWNDPHATVVRAAREANEALPGYAVGLLEGALGPLTGVGVRILGASYRGGVRETGNSGVFPLVTALRAAGAEVSVSDPRYTPGELAALGLPPDEGKPAAALVVQADHPEYRDLGAADHPDVRVLLDGRRITDPARWEGVRRIVLGGGA; this comes from the coding sequence GTGAGGGACATCTGCGTGGTCGGCCTCGGCCGGATCGGCCTGCCGCTGGCCGTCCAGTTCGCCGCCAAGGGCCACCTGGTCACCGGCACCGACACCGACCCCGAGACGGTCGCCGGAGCCGCCGCCGGACGGGGCCCGCACGCCGCCGATGCCGAACTGGACGAGCTGCTCGCCGAGGCCGTCGCCGACGGCCGGCTGCGCGCCAGCACCGACACCACCGCGGCCGCCGCCGGCGCCGACGCGGTGGTCCTCGCCCTCCCGCTGGACATCGGCCCGGACGGCGAACCGGACTTCCAGGCCCTGGACGCCGCCACCGACGCCGTCGCCGCCGGCCTGCGGCCCGGCGCCCTGGTCAGCTACGAGAGCACCCTGCCGGTGGGCACCCTCCGCGGCCGGTTCGCCCGCCGCCTGGAGGCCGGCTCCGGCCTGGTCGCCGGCCGCGACTTCTGGCTGGTCGCCAGCCCCGAGCGGACCAGGACCGGCCGCGCCCTCGCCGACCTGCGGCACCACCCCAAACTGGTCGGCGGCATCGACCCGGACTCCACCCGGCAGGGCGCCGAGTTCTACCGCGCCGTCCTCGACTTCGACAGCCGCCCCGACCTGCCCCGGATCAACGGCGTCTGGGAACTCGACGGCGCCGAGACCGCCGAGCTCGCCGGCCTCGCCGAGAGCGCCTACCGGGACGTCAACATCGCCCTGGTCAACCAGCTCGCCCGGTTCGCCGACCGGGTCGGCGTCGACCTCGACCAGGTCATCGAGGCCTGCAACTCCCGTCCGCACACCCGCCTCCACCGGCCCGGCATCGCCGTCGGCGGCCACCGCGTCCCCGTCCACCCGCGGCTCTACCTGTGGAACGACCCGCACGCCACCGTGGTCCGGGCCGCCCGGGAGGCCAACGAGGCCCTGCCCGGCTACGCCGTCGGCCTGCTGGAGGGCGCGCTCGGCCCGCTGACCGGCGTCGGCGTCCGGATCCTCGGCGCCTCCTACCGCGGCGGCGTCCGGGAGACCGGGAACTCCGGGGTGTTCCCGCTGGTCACCGCCCTGCGCGCGGCCGGCGCCGAGGTGTCCGTCTCGGACCCCCGGTACACGCCCGGGGAACTGGCCGCCCTCGGCCTGCCCCCGGACGAGGGCAAGCCCGCCGCGGCCCTGGTCGTCCAGGCCGACCACCCCGAGTACCGCGACCTCGGCGCCGCCGACCACCCCGACGTCCGGGTGCTGCTCGACGGCCGCCGGATCACCGACCCCGCCCGCTGGGAGGGCGTCCGCCGCATCGTCCTCGGCGGCGGGGCGTAG
- a CDS encoding ABC transporter ATP-binding protein, whose translation MPLIDLHDVRRSFTVRAKTGRLRREKREIRAVDGLTFSVEAGECVGYIGPNGAGKSTTVKMLTGILVPSSGRLKVAGVDPARDRTRLAQRIGVVFGQRTTLWWDLPLRDSYELARRIYRIPAARYRANLDRCVELLDLGALLDTPVRQLSLGQRMRGDLAAALLHDPQVLYLDEPTIGLDVVSKARVREFLREVNTRQGTTILLTTHDLVDIEQLCRRVMVIDHGRVVHDGDLDGLHAAGESERTLVVDLAEARPAIEVPGARVVRVDGPRQWLAFPAQDSAAPIVAAVAARYPLADLSVREPAIEDVIARMYAKVPIG comes from the coding sequence GTGCCGCTGATCGACCTGCACGACGTCCGCCGCAGCTTCACCGTCCGCGCCAAGACCGGCCGGCTGAGGCGCGAGAAGCGCGAGATCCGCGCCGTCGACGGCCTCACCTTCAGCGTGGAGGCCGGCGAGTGCGTCGGCTACATCGGCCCGAACGGCGCCGGCAAGTCCACCACCGTCAAGATGCTCACCGGCATCCTCGTCCCCTCCTCCGGCCGGCTCAAGGTGGCCGGCGTCGACCCGGCCCGCGACCGCACCCGGCTCGCCCAGCGGATCGGCGTGGTCTTCGGCCAGCGCACCACCCTCTGGTGGGACCTGCCGCTGCGCGACTCCTACGAACTCGCCCGCCGGATCTACCGCATCCCCGCCGCCCGCTACCGGGCCAACCTCGACCGCTGCGTCGAACTCCTCGACCTCGGCGCCCTGCTGGACACCCCGGTCCGCCAGCTCTCGCTCGGCCAGCGGATGCGCGGCGACCTCGCCGCCGCCCTCCTCCACGACCCGCAGGTGCTCTACCTGGACGAGCCCACCATCGGCCTGGACGTGGTCAGCAAGGCCCGGGTCCGGGAGTTCCTCCGCGAGGTCAACACCCGCCAGGGCACCACCATCCTGCTCACCACCCACGACCTGGTCGACATCGAGCAGCTCTGCCGCCGGGTGATGGTGATCGACCACGGCCGGGTGGTCCACGACGGCGACCTGGACGGGCTGCACGCCGCCGGCGAGAGCGAGCGGACCCTGGTGGTCGACCTCGCCGAGGCCCGGCCCGCCATCGAGGTCCCCGGCGCCCGCGTGGTCCGGGTCGACGGCCCTCGCCAGTGGCTCGCCTTCCCCGCCCAGGACAGCGCCGCCCCGATCGTGGCCGCCGTCGCCGCCCGCTACCCGCTGGCCGACCTCTCGGTCCGCGAACCCGCCATCGAGGACGTCATCGCCCGGATGTACGCCAAGGTTCCGATCGGCTGA
- a CDS encoding ABC transporter permease, which yields MADLRDLRAPADPPGPRLPLDLGDREPVLVRTRRALWTWWLIAGMWTRSVMAYRASFALMLGAGIAVTSLDFVVLVLMFRHTDRLGGWSLPELAFLYGTSGFALGVANLLVGSVDALGERIRTGTLDTMLIRPAPALAQLCAERFNLRRLGRPLQATAVLVWSLTALPVHWTADRILLVPTLLLCGTVIFGAVYIGGATLQFWWGEAKELQNSLTYGGATLLHYPPTIFARELVAGVVFGIPLAFVNWLPALRILDRPDPLGLPTAFQYASPAAALLCALAAALAWRAGLRAYRSTGN from the coding sequence GTGGCTGACCTCCGCGACCTCAGGGCCCCCGCCGACCCGCCCGGCCCCCGCCTCCCCCTCGACCTGGGCGACCGCGAGCCCGTGCTCGTCCGGACCCGCCGGGCGCTGTGGACCTGGTGGCTGATCGCCGGCATGTGGACCCGCTCGGTGATGGCCTACCGCGCCTCCTTCGCGCTGATGCTCGGCGCCGGCATCGCCGTCACCTCACTGGACTTCGTCGTCCTGGTCCTGATGTTCCGCCACACCGACCGCCTCGGCGGCTGGTCCCTGCCCGAACTCGCCTTCCTGTACGGCACCTCGGGCTTCGCCCTCGGCGTCGCCAACCTGCTGGTCGGCAGCGTGGACGCGCTGGGCGAGCGGATCCGCACCGGCACCCTGGACACCATGCTGATCCGGCCCGCCCCGGCGCTGGCCCAGCTCTGCGCCGAGCGCTTCAACCTGCGCCGGCTCGGCCGGCCGCTCCAGGCCACCGCCGTCCTGGTCTGGTCGCTCACCGCCCTGCCGGTGCACTGGACGGCCGACCGGATCCTGCTCGTCCCGACCCTGCTGCTGTGCGGCACCGTCATCTTCGGCGCGGTCTACATCGGCGGCGCCACCCTGCAGTTCTGGTGGGGCGAGGCCAAGGAACTGCAGAACTCCCTCACCTACGGCGGCGCCACCCTGCTGCACTACCCGCCGACCATCTTCGCCAGGGAACTCGTCGCCGGGGTGGTCTTCGGCATCCCGCTGGCCTTCGTCAACTGGCTGCCCGCCCTGCGCATCCTCGACCGGCCCGACCCGCTCGGGCTGCCCACCGCCTTCCAGTACGCCTCGCCCGCCGCCGCGCTGCTCTGCGCCCTGGCCGCCGCCCTCGCCTGGCGGGCCGGCCTGCGCGCCTACCGCAGCACCGGCAACTGA
- a CDS encoding ABC transporter permease: MATSVQLRAVEGGALGLYLAVARGAFRRYSTYRAATLAGAFTNTVFGCILASTFLALWRARPGLGGYDTTQAVTYIWVSQALLVTVAVWGGGFQDDVQERFRSGDIAIDLYRPVDFQGWWLASDLGRAAFHLLARGVPPTLVGALLFHTRLPASPAVWAVFLLSVLLAVVVSFGLRFLVSLTGFWLHDSEGVRAVMLVVAMFFSGMLLPISLFPGALGTAAHVLPWSALVQIPTDVLLERRTGGALLTGLAFQLAWAAALLAAGRALQLLATRKVVVQGG; encoded by the coding sequence ATGGCCACATCCGTCCAGCTCAGAGCGGTGGAGGGAGGTGCCCTCGGCCTCTACCTCGCGGTCGCTCGCGGCGCCTTCCGCCGCTACTCCACGTACCGCGCCGCCACCCTCGCCGGCGCCTTCACCAACACCGTCTTCGGCTGCATCCTCGCCTCCACCTTCCTCGCTCTCTGGCGGGCCAGGCCCGGCCTCGGCGGGTACGACACCACCCAGGCCGTCACCTACATCTGGGTCAGCCAGGCCCTGCTGGTCACCGTCGCGGTCTGGGGCGGCGGCTTCCAGGACGACGTCCAGGAGCGGTTCCGCAGCGGCGACATCGCCATCGACCTCTACCGGCCGGTGGACTTCCAGGGCTGGTGGCTGGCCTCCGACCTCGGCCGGGCCGCCTTCCACCTGCTCGCCCGCGGCGTCCCGCCCACCCTGGTCGGCGCGCTGCTCTTCCACACCCGACTGCCCGCCTCCCCGGCGGTCTGGGCGGTGTTCCTGCTCTCCGTCCTGCTCGCCGTGGTGGTCAGCTTCGGGCTGCGCTTCCTGGTCTCGCTCACCGGCTTCTGGCTGCACGACTCCGAGGGGGTACGGGCGGTGATGCTGGTCGTCGCGATGTTCTTCTCCGGCATGCTGCTGCCGATCTCGCTCTTCCCCGGGGCGCTCGGCACGGCCGCCCACGTCCTGCCCTGGTCCGCGCTGGTCCAGATCCCCACCGACGTCCTGCTGGAACGCCGCACCGGCGGCGCGCTGCTCACCGGCCTCGCCTTCCAACTCGCCTGGGCCGCGGCCCTGCTGGCCGCCGGCCGGGCCCTCCAGCTGCTCGCCACCCGCAAGGTGGTGGTGCAGGGTGGCTGA